In Deltaproteobacteria bacterium, the DNA window CGAAGATCGGCGTCAGAGACTGGCGTTTTAGGAGACCAGCACCGCTGGCCGCAGACGCTGGCGATGCGACCCGGAAGTGACCCGGCCCGCGCGATTCGGCACGCTGGCGCGATGACGCGCATCGTCGGGCTCACGGGCGGGATCGGGACGGGGAAGAGCACGGTCTCGCGCATGCTGACGGCCCTCGGCGCCGCGGTCGTGGACGCGGACGCGATCGTGCACGAGCTGCAGGCGCCGGGGATGCCCATGGTCGCGGAGATCGCCCGCGCTTTCGGGCCGGAGTTCGTCGGCCCGGACGGGGCCCTCGACCGCGCGCGGCTGCGGGAGCTCGTGTTCCGCGACCCCGAGGCCCGAAGGCGTCTCGGGGAGATCACCCACCCCGCAGTCGGCCGCGAAATGCTGGCGCGCGTCGAGGCCGCCCGCGCCGCCGGGACCGCGCTCGTCGTGATGGACAACCCCCTGCTCTTCGAGGGCCGCGCGCGCCGGGTCGCCGCGAATCCCGCGCTCGCCCCTCACGACCGCGGCGAGGACTCGATCCTCGTGTACGCGCCCGCGGAGACGCAGATCGCGCGCCAGATCGCGAGGGACGGCGTGACCCGCGAGCTCGCGCTCCAGCGCCTCGCGGCGCAGCTGCCGATCGAGGCGAAGCGCGCCCTCGCGACTCACGTGATCGACAACTCCGGCGGGCTCGACGCCACCGAGCGTCAGGTGCGCGAGCTGTACGCGAAGCTGGTCAGCGCGGCTTCAGCGCGCCCTTGATCTCGCGCGCGAACTTCGCGACGGCGTCGACCGCCGCGGCCTTGCTGCCCGCGCGCTCGATCAACGCGACGATCGCGCTGCCCACCGCGACGCCGTCGGCGTAGCGGCAGACCTCGGCGGCGTGCTCGGGGCGCGAGATGCCGAAGCCCACGATCACCGGGACATCGCTGAGCGCGTGGACTGCGCGAACGCCCTGCTCGATTCCGCTCGCCAGCTCGCTGCGCGCCGCGGTCACGCCCGTCAGCGAGACGTAGTAGAGAAAGCCGCGCGTGTTGTGGACGAGCATGCGCATGCGCGCGGGCGTGGTGGTGGGCGAGCCGAGCAGCGCAGCATCGACGCCGTGCTTTGCGAACGCGCCGTAGAGGTCGGCGCCCTCTTCCGGCGGCAAGTCGGGACAGAGGATTCCGTCGATGCCGGCGTCCGCGCATGCCGCTGCGCAGCCTTCGGCGCCGAGTGCGTAGAACGGATTCGCGTAGCCCATCAGCAGCAGCGGAATCTTCACCTGCGGGCGCAGCTTCGCGACGAGCGGCAGCACCTTGCGCAGCGTCGTGCCGCGCGCGAGCGCGCGCTCGCTCGCGCGCTGAATCGTGGGACCGTCGGCGCTCGGATCGGAGAACGGGATGCCGATCTCGATCATGTCGGCGCCATTTTCCGCGAGCGCGAGGATCATCTCCGACGTCGTTTCGAGATCGGGGTCGCCGGCGGTGATGAACGGAGCGAAGCCGCCTTCGCGCGCCGCGCGCAGCGCAGCGAAACGTTCCGCGATACGGGTCATCGAGGTTTTCGCTTCGCGAGGATCTCGCGCACCTGGGGCGCGTCCTTGTCGCCGCGGCCCGAGAGGTTCAACACCACGAGCGCGCCCGGCATCTGCGCCGCGAGCTTCGGCAGATACGCGATCGCATGGGCGGGCTCGAGCGCGGGCAGCAGGCCCTCGATGCGCGCGAGGTGTTGGAAGGCAGCGAGCGCTTCCTCGTCCGTCACCGAGACGTACGTCGCGCGGCCGATCTCGTGGAAGTGCGCGTGCTCGGGGCCGACACCGGGGTAGTCGAGGCCCGCCGAGATCGAGTGCGCCGGGAAGATCTGTCCGTCGTCGTCCGCGAGGACGAGCGTGCGCTGGCCATGAAGAATGCCCGGCACACCCGCGCCGATCGTCACGCCGTGGCGTCCCGTCGCGATGCCCTCGCCCGCGGGCTCGACGCCGAACATCTTCACGCTCGCGTCGTCCTTGAACGGGTGGAAGAGGCCCATCGCGTTCGAGCCGCCGCCCACGCATGCGACGAGCGCGTCCGGCAGACGCCCCGCCTGCGCGACGATCTGCTCGCGCGCCTCGACGCCGATCACGCGCTGGAGGTCGCGCACCAGCGTCGGGTACGGGTGCGGCCCCATCACCGAGCCGATGCAGTAATAAGTCGAGCGCACGTTCGTGACCCAGTCGCGCAGCGCCTCGTTGATCGCGTCCTTCAGCGTGCGCGAGCCGCACGTCACGGCGTGCACCTTCGCGCCGAGCAGCTCCATGCGGAACACGTTCAGCGCCTGGCGCTGCACGTCCTCCTCGCCCATGAACACTTCGCACTGGAGGCCGAGCAGCGCGCACGCCGTCGCCGTCGCCACGCCGTGCTGGCCCGCGCCGGTCTCCGCGATCACGCGCGGCTTGCCCATGTGCTTCGCGAGCAGCGCCTGCCCGAGCACGTTGTTGATCTTGTGCGCGCCGGTGTGCGCGAGGTCCTCGCGCTTCAGGTAGACGGTGAGGCCGGTCTCCGCCGAGAGCCGCTTCGCGTGATAGAGCGGCGTCGGACGGCCGGCGTAGTGCCGTAACAAGTCGCCGAGCTCGCGCCGAAACTCGGGCGAGCCGGTGATGCGCGGGATCGCGGCTTCGAGCTCGTCGAGCGCGGCGATCAACGACTCGGCGACGTAGCGGCCCCCGAAGCTGCCGAAGCGCCCGCGGCTCGGCCCGGGCGCGAGCGACTCGCTCATTTCGACGCCTCGCGTACGGCCTTCACGAAGGCCGCGATCTTCGCCGCGTCCTTGCGGAAGCTCGCGCCGTCGACGCCCGTCGCGACGTCGACGCCCCACGGCAGCACGTCGCCCACCGCGGCGATCGCCTCGGCCACGTTCTCGGGGTTGAGGCCGCCGGCCAGGATCACGTCGGTGCCCGCCGAGATCAGCGGCTCCGCCTCGCTCCAGTCCCACGCCTTGCCCTTGCCGCCGCCTTCGGTCGGGTGATCCAGTAACAAGATCGCGCTCGGGAACTGCTCGATCGCCTCCATGTCGGCGCCGCGCACGGCCTTGATCACGGGCAGATCGACGAGCTCGATGTCCTCTTCCGTCTCGTCGCCGTGGAACTGGATGCGCTCGAGGTCGACCCGCCGCATCACCTTCTGGATCTCGACGAGCGGCGCATTCGCGAACACCGCCACGCGCTCGATCTGGCCCGCGACGCGCGCTGCGATCTTCTCGCCTTGGTCGATCGAGAGATGGCGCGGCGACGCGGGCACGAAGTTGAGGCCGATCAGGTCGACGCCCGCGTCGACGCACATCGCTGCGTCGTCGGGGTGGGTGATCCCGCACACCTTGATGCGAACCGTCACGCGATGCCTCGGAGTTTGCGAAGCGCGAGCCCGACGTCCGGCTCGCGCATCAATGATTCGCCGACGAGGTAGCCATGCGCGCCCGAACGCGCGAGCCGCTCCACGTCCGCGGGGCCGAAAATACCGCTCTCCGCGACGACGCAGGCACGGCCCGCGGCGCGCGGCGCGAGCCGCTGGGTCACGCCGAGGTCGGTGTGGAACGAGCGCAGGTCGCGGTTGTTGATGCCGATCAGCGCAGCGCCGCTCGCGAGCGCGACCTCCAGCTCCGCCTCGTCGTGCACCTCGACGAGCACCTCGAGGCCGAGCGACGCCGCGTGCTTCGCGAACGCGGCGATCTCGGCGGGCGAGAGCGCCGCGACGATCAGCAGCACCGCGTCGGCGCCGGCCACGCGCGCCTCGTCGATCTGGTACGCGTCGACGACGAAGTCTTTCCGCAACAGCGGCACGGGCGTCACCGCGCGCACGGCTTCGAGCACGGACAGCGAGCCGCCGAAGTACTGCTCGTCCGTGAGCACGGAGATCGCAGCGGCGCCCGCCGCGGTGTACGCGCGCGCGATCGCGACTGGATCGCAGTCGCGGCGGATCTCGCCCTTGCTCGGCGACTTCCGCTTGATCTCGGCGATCACGCGAACGCCCTCGCCGCGCTCGAGCGAACCGCGCAAGCTCGCGACGCGGCGCGTGCACGCGCGGGCGCGCGCGGCGAGCGCGTCCGCGCTCTCGCGCGACTTCGCCGCCGCGACCTCTTCGCGCTTCGTCGCGAGGATGCGGGCCAGGATCGTGCTCACGCCCGCACCGCCTGCGTCGCCGCCGCGAGCGCCGCCAGCTTCGCCTTCGCGGCGCCCGAGGCGACGCTCTCGCGCGCGAGCGCAACGCCCGCCGCGACGTCACGCGCGGCGCCGGCCACGAACAGCGCCGCGCCCGCGTTCACCAGCACGATGTCGAGCGCCGCGCCCGGCTCGCCCGCGAGCACGCCACGCGCGATGCGCGCGTTCTCCTGCGCGTCGCCTCCGCGCAGCGCCTCGGGCTTCGCACGCGCCACGCCGAGCGCCTCGGGCTCGAGCGTCGTCGCCTGCACACGGCCCGCGTCGAGCAGCGCCGCGAACGTGCGCCCCGTCGTCGTGATCTCGTCGAGCCCGTCCTCGCCGTGCACGACGAGCGCGCGCTCGCTGCCGAGCTCCCCCAACACCTGGGCGAGCGTCTCCACCAGCCCGCGCGCGTACACGCCGATCAGCTGCCGCTTCGCGCCCACCGGCGAGAGCAGCGGTCCCATGGCGTTCATCAGCGTGCGATGCGGAAGCTCGGCGCGCACCGGGGCGACGAAGCGCATCGCGGGATGCGCGCGGCGCGCGAAGAACGGCGCGATGCCGACCTCGCCGAGAATGCGCGATGCCGCCGCCACCGGGATGTCGCCGTTCACGCCGAGCGCTTCGAGCACGTCGAAGCTGCCGCACTTGCTCGTGGCCGCGCGGTTGCCGTGTTTCGCGACCGGGACGCCTGCGCCCGCGACGACGAACGCCGCGACGGTGGAGATGTTGAACGTGCTGGCGCCGTCGCCGCCGGTGCCGCAGGTATCGACCGTGCGCGCGTCGCCGAGCACGGCGGTATCCGCGTGCTTGCGCAGCGCGCGCGCCACCGCCGCCAGCTCGCGCGCGGTCTCGCCCTTGGTGCGCAGCGCGACGAGCAGCGCCGCGATCTGCACGGGCGTCGCCTCGCCGCGCGCGATCGTGTCGAAGGCCGCCTCGAGCGCCGCGGCGGGCACTTCGGTGCGCTCCGCCGCGAGCGCGATCGCCTGCGCGAGGCTCATGCCGCCGCTCGCGGCGCGCAGCGCGCGAGGAAGTTCGCGAGCAGGCGCTTGCCGTCGCGCGTGAGGATCGATTCGGGATGGAACTGCACGCCCTCGACCGGCAGCGAGCGATGCCGCACGCCCATGATCTCGCCGTCCTCGGTGCGCGCCGTGACTTCGAGCACCGCGGGGCACGTCGCGGGCTCGATCACGAGACTGTGGTAGCGGGTCGCTTCGAGCGGCGTCGCGAGGCCGGCGAACACACCGCGCTGCTCGTGGTGAATCTGCGAGGTCTTGCCGTGCATGAGGCGCTTCGCCGAGACGATGCGCCCGCCGAACACCTCGCCGATCGCCTGATGCCCGAGACACACGCCGAGCACTGGCGTGCCGCGCTCGGCGAACGCGCGCACGGCCTGCATCGAGACGCCGGCGGCGTCGGGGCGTCCGGGCCCGGGCGAGATCACGAGCCCGTCGACAGCGCGCGCCAGCAGCGCCGCGAGCGGCTCCGCGTCGTTGCGCACCACCTCGACGCTCGCGCCGAGCTCGCCGAGGTACTGGAAGAGGTTGTACGTGAAGGAGTCGTAGTTATCGATCAGGAGGAGGCGCGGCATCGTCAGTCCGCCCCTTCGCGCGCCATGTCGATCGCCTGAATCAGCGCGCGCGCCTTGTTCTCGCAC includes these proteins:
- a CDS encoding dephospho-CoA kinase, with the protein product MTRIVGLTGGIGTGKSTVSRMLTALGAAVVDADAIVHELQAPGMPMVAEIARAFGPEFVGPDGALDRARLRELVFRDPEARRRLGEITHPAVGREMLARVEAARAAGTALVVMDNPLLFEGRARRVAANPALAPHDRGEDSILVYAPAETQIARQIARDGVTRELALQRLAAQLPIEAKRALATHVIDNSGGLDATERQVRELYAKLVSAASARP
- a CDS encoding phosphoribosylanthranilate isomerase; this encodes MTVRIKVCGITHPDDAAMCVDAGVDLIGLNFVPASPRHLSIDQGEKIAARVAGQIERVAVFANAPLVEIQKVMRRVDLERIQFHGDETEEDIELVDLPVIKAVRGADMEAIEQFPSAILLLDHPTEGGGKGKAWDWSEAEPLISAGTDVILAGGLNPENVAEAIAAVGDVLPWGVDVATGVDGASFRKDAAKIAAFVKAVREASK
- the trpD gene encoding anthranilate phosphoribosyltransferase; translated protein: MSLAQAIALAAERTEVPAAALEAAFDTIARGEATPVQIAALLVALRTKGETARELAAVARALRKHADTAVLGDARTVDTCGTGGDGASTFNISTVAAFVVAGAGVPVAKHGNRAATSKCGSFDVLEALGVNGDIPVAAASRILGEVGIAPFFARRAHPAMRFVAPVRAELPHRTLMNAMGPLLSPVGAKRQLIGVYARGLVETLAQVLGELGSERALVVHGEDGLDEITTTGRTFAALLDAGRVQATTLEPEALGVARAKPEALRGGDAQENARIARGVLAGEPGAALDIVLVNAGAALFVAGAARDVAAGVALARESVASGAAKAKLAALAAATQAVRA
- a CDS encoding aminodeoxychorismate/anthranilate synthase component II, translated to MPRLLLIDNYDSFTYNLFQYLGELGASVEVVRNDAEPLAALLARAVDGLVISPGPGRPDAAGVSMQAVRAFAERGTPVLGVCLGHQAIGEVFGGRIVSAKRLMHGKTSQIHHEQRGVFAGLATPLEATRYHSLVIEPATCPAVLEVTARTEDGEIMGVRHRSLPVEGVQFHPESILTRDGKRLLANFLARCAPRAAA
- the trpB gene encoding tryptophan synthase subunit beta — translated: MSESLAPGPSRGRFGSFGGRYVAESLIAALDELEAAIPRITGSPEFRRELGDLLRHYAGRPTPLYHAKRLSAETGLTVYLKREDLAHTGAHKINNVLGQALLAKHMGKPRVIAETGAGQHGVATATACALLGLQCEVFMGEEDVQRQALNVFRMELLGAKVHAVTCGSRTLKDAINEALRDWVTNVRSTYYCIGSVMGPHPYPTLVRDLQRVIGVEAREQIVAQAGRLPDALVACVGGGSNAMGLFHPFKDDASVKMFGVEPAGEGIATGRHGVTIGAGVPGILHGQRTLVLADDDGQIFPAHSISAGLDYPGVGPEHAHFHEIGRATYVSVTDEEALAAFQHLARIEGLLPALEPAHAIAYLPKLAAQMPGALVVLNLSGRGDKDAPQVREILAKRKPR
- the trpC gene encoding indole-3-glycerol phosphate synthase TrpC gives rise to the protein MSTILARILATKREEVAAAKSRESADALAARARACTRRVASLRGSLERGEGVRVIAEIKRKSPSKGEIRRDCDPVAIARAYTAAGAAAISVLTDEQYFGGSLSVLEAVRAVTPVPLLRKDFVVDAYQIDEARVAGADAVLLIVAALSPAEIAAFAKHAASLGLEVLVEVHDEAELEVALASGAALIGINNRDLRSFHTDLGVTQRLAPRAAGRACVVAESGIFGPADVERLARSGAHGYLVGESLMREPDVGLALRKLRGIA
- a CDS encoding tryptophan synthase subunit alpha yields the protein MTRIAERFAALRAAREGGFAPFITAGDPDLETTSEMILALAENGADMIEIGIPFSDPSADGPTIQRASERALARGTTLRKVLPLVAKLRPQVKIPLLLMGYANPFYALGAEGCAAACADAGIDGILCPDLPPEEGADLYGAFAKHGVDAALLGSPTTTPARMRMLVHNTRGFLYYVSLTGVTAARSELASGIEQGVRAVHALSDVPVIVGFGISRPEHAAEVCRYADGVAVGSAIVALIERAGSKAAAVDAVAKFAREIKGALKPR